AGCTGCGTCGTGACGAACGCTTCGACAACCCCACCGTCGTTGCGGTTACCGACCGCACCGATCTCGACAACCAGCTGGCCGACACCTTCACCGCGACGCATCTGGCGCCACAGTGCCAGCAGGCCGACGAGATCCGCCGCACGCCCAACACGCCGGTCGATGCCAAGACGCTCTACGAGTTGCTGCGCGTGCCGGCCGGCGGGATCGTCTTCACGACGATCCAGAAGTTCCGGGCACCCAGGGGTGAGGACATGCCGGTTCTTTCGGAGCGATCCAATGTGATCGTCATGGCCGACGAGGCTCACCGGTCCCAGTACGACACGTTCGCCGAGAACATCACCCTTGCCCTGCCCAACGCAACACGGATCGGGTTCACCGGCACGCCGATCGAGAAGGGTGATCGCTCGACCCGGATCGTCTTCGGCGACTACGTCTCCGTCTACCGGATGCGCCAGGCCCAAGAGGACCAGGCCACCGTCCCGATCTTCTACGAGTCGCGCCAGATCGGCCTCACCATCGCCGACGAGAAAGCCCTCGAGCTCGTCGAGGACGTCCTCGAAGACGAAGAGCAAGCGGCTGCCCAGCAGCTCGTCACGTCTTGGGCCAAGCTCGAGAAGGTCGTCGGCGCGCCGGATCGTCTGGCCAAGCTCGCCGACGACCTGGCTGCGCACTACCACGCACGTTGCGAGGTCTTGAAGGGCAAGGCCCTGGTCGTCGCCTACTCGCGGCGCGTCGCCGCGCAGCTCACCGAGCTTCTGCGGGAGCGGCTCGGGAGCGGGACTGTCGACTGCGTGATCTCTGCGCAGGCAACCGACGATCCCGAGATCTCGCGCTTCCGGCGCTCCAAGCCGCAGCTCCGCGAGCTGGCCAAGCGTTTTCGAAATCCCGACGATCACCTGCGCGTGGTCGTGGTGAAGGACATGTGGCTGACCGGCTTCGATGCCCCGGTGCTGCACACCCTTTACATCGACAAGCCGATGCGCGATCACGGCCTTCTCCAGGCCATCGCGCGCGTCAACCGGGTGTTCGAGAACAAACCCGGTGGCATGGTCGTCGACTACATCGGCATTGGCGAAGACCTGCGGGCCTCACTGCGCGCGTACGACGATGCCGACCTCGACGATCCCGTCGTCCCCGCCGCCAAAGCCGTCGCGCGGCTGTGGGAGAAGTACGAAGTCATCTGCGACCTGCTTCATCCGATGGGCTACCGGCAGGGCGAGCTCTACCTCGTCTCCGACAAGGGAAAGCTCTTCGTGGATGCCTACAACTACATCTTGGATACCGACGAACGAGCGCAGAGCTTCCTGGACGCCCAGCTCGCGCTCAACACATGGCACGCGCTCGGTCGCACGCAGCCTGCGGCGCTCGAATTGCGTGACGAGGTCGGGTTCTTCGGCCGTCTCGCCGCAGAGGTCCGCAAGATCACGACGCCTGCGGTCCAAGCCAGCAAGGAGGCCGAGCAAGTTGTGCGGCAGTTCATGTCCGACGGCCTTGCAGCCGGCGACGTCGTCGACGTGTTCGCCTTGGCGGACAAGGATCGACCAGAGATCTCGGTGCTGTCCGACGAGTTCCTGGACTCCATTGCCGTCAAGGCCGGACAGGAGAACATCCAGCGGCGACTCCTCCAGAAGCTGCTCGATGACGAGCTCAGGGCCCGCCGCCGTGTCAACAACCTCCAGGCCAAGCGGTTCAGCGACGAGGTCGAGGCCGTGCTCCGCCGTTACGAACAGCGCCAGCTCACAAGCGCCGAGGTCGTCGAGCGGCTCATCGAAATCGCGAAGCGTCTTCGCGATTCTGCTCACCGTCATGGAGAACTTGGGCTCACCGAAGAAGAAGCTGCCTTCTACGATGCGCTCGCCGGTGGCGTCGAGCACGTCAAAGCCGATCCCGCCCTCCGAGACCTTGCCCATGAGCTCGTCGAGAGCATCCGCAAGGACCTCTCCGTCGACTGGATGGATCGTGAGGCCACCGAGGCCAAGGTCCGCACCAAGATCAAACGGCTGCTACGACGCAACCGGGACAAGCTTCCCGAGCTCCTGGAGACCGGCAGTAGTTCCACCGGTGGTGACCCCACGGGCCGCGACCGGAGCGTCA
The sequence above is a segment of the Conexibacter woesei Iso977N genome. Coding sequences within it:
- a CDS encoding type I restriction endonuclease subunit R, whose product is MTVSDPFIVDSGPEGQLVELPALQRLCGDGGAHPGVGWTYIHGPRLAPDAGSGERRRWSDVVLEGHLRRAIQRLNPDLPTPAVQRVIEEVKTTASPSVIEDHRGFHRLLLSGVPVSYRDAAGAERHAHAWIVDFEDVSKNEFVAVNQLTIIVGDHNRRPDLILYVNGLPLGEIEAKAPGLEKPSEEAVNQIAHYRHTIPPLYRFIEIVGVTDLMKAVVGTISTPAEHFAEWKTMSEDPAQQARPQLDLMIEGVFQTGRFLELIRDFVLFETDGAKTWKVMAKYHQVHAVNAAIESAAGAMTSDHRGGLIWHTQGAGKSYTMVFFVNKLRRDERFDNPTVVAVTDRTDLDNQLADTFTATHLAPQCQQADEIRRTPNTPVDAKTLYELLRVPAGGIVFTTIQKFRAPRGEDMPVLSERSNVIVMADEAHRSQYDTFAENITLALPNATRIGFTGTPIEKGDRSTRIVFGDYVSVYRMRQAQEDQATVPIFYESRQIGLTIADEKALELVEDVLEDEEQAAAQQLVTSWAKLEKVVGAPDRLAKLADDLAAHYHARCEVLKGKALVVAYSRRVAAQLTELLRERLGSGTVDCVISAQATDDPEISRFRRSKPQLRELAKRFRNPDDHLRVVVVKDMWLTGFDAPVLHTLYIDKPMRDHGLLQAIARVNRVFENKPGGMVVDYIGIGEDLRASLRAYDDADLDDPVVPAAKAVARLWEKYEVICDLLHPMGYRQGELYLVSDKGKLFVDAYNYILDTDERAQSFLDAQLALNTWHALGRTQPAALELRDEVGFFGRLAAEVRKITTPAVQASKEAEQVVRQFMSDGLAAGDVVDVFALADKDRPEISVLSDEFLDSIAVKAGQENIQRRLLQKLLDDELRARRRVNNLQAKRFSDEVEAVLRRYEQRQLTSAEVVERLIEIAKRLRDSAHRHGELGLTEEEAAFYDALAGGVEHVKADPALRDLAHELVESIRKDLSVDWMDREATEAKVRTKIKRLLRRNRDKLPELLETGSSSTGGDPTGRDRSVSHFTQLVLDQAKAMYRYWPEVGDRLFDET